From Pagrus major chromosome 9, Pma_NU_1.0, the proteins below share one genomic window:
- the hat1 gene encoding histone acetyltransferase type B catalytic subunit, with product MAGVNTMEKKLAEYKCDTNEAISLKLVRFPEDVDDDGTTFHPEYSHQLFGDDEVAFGYKGLQIQLFYTAGNLSTLLKVKYSSKVTEVFDCVEPDDVEGKIREIVPAGFTCNTDDFISLLEKEANFKPFGTLLHTYTVHSEEAGELTYQIHKADITCPGFQEYHERLQTFLMWFIETASFIDADDDRWDFFLVFEKYNKDGETLYATVGYMTVYNYYVYPDKTRPRVSQMLILPPFQGEGHGAQLLEAVHRFYCSLPKVQDITAEDPSENYVKLRDYVLVKLCQGLPSFAAEKLHLGFSEDMVKEAQDKLKINKKHARRVYEILRLRATDMSDEDKAREYRLEVKKRLFGPYRKNQRELAKMRKCLRPEELVSHMGQMDTQTQHEELEKSYQVVVEDYRRIIERIASQA from the exons ATGGCGG GAGTCAATACCATGGAGAAGAAACTGGCTGAATACAAGTGCGACACCAATGAAGCTATATCCTTGAAGCTGG TTCGCTTCCCAgaagatgttgatgatgatggcaCTACGTTCCACCCTGAGTACAGCCACCAGCTCTTTGGAGACGA TGAGGTCGCTTTTGGATACAAAGGTCTTCAGATACAGCTCTTCTACACTGCTGGAAACCTGAGCACCCTCCTCAAAGTGAAATACTCCTCAAAAGTCACTGAGGTGTTTGATTGTGTGGAG cctgACGATGTCGAAGGGAAGATCCGGGAAATCGTCCCTGCTGGGTTCACCTGCAACACTGATGACTTCATCTCACTGCTGGAGAAGGAGGCCAATTTCAAGCCCTTCGGCACCCtgcttcacacatacacagtccaCAGCGAGGAGGCGGGAGAGCTCACATACCAGATTCACAAG GCTGATATCACCTGCCCAGGATTCCAAGAGTACCACGAGCGCCTGCAGACCTTCCTCATGTGGTTCATAGAGACTGCCAGTTTCATCGACGCAGATGATGATCGTTGGGACTTCTTTCTTGT aTTTGAAAAGTACAATAAAGATGGGGAGACTCTCTACGCAACTGTTGGCTACATGACAGTTTATAATTACTACGTGTATCCAGACAAAACCCGACCACGTGTAAG CCAAATGCTGATTCTGCCTCCGTTCCAAGGAGAGGGGCATGGAGCTCAGCTTCTGGAGGCCGTGCACAGATTTTACTGCAGCCTGCCCAAGGTGCAAGACATCACGG CTGAAGACCCCTCTGAAAACTACGTGAAGCTGAGAGACTACGTACTGGTCAAGCTTTGTCAAGGCCTGCCGTCCTTCGCTGCAGAGAAGCTGCACCTGGGCTTCTCAGAGGACATGGTCAAAGAAGCACAAGACAAGTTGAAAATAAACAAG aaaCATGCAAGGCGAGTGTACGAAATCTTGCGTCTGAGAGCAACAGACATGAGTGATGAAGACAAAGCAAGAGAGTACCGTCTGGAGGTGAAGAAGAGGCTATTTGGACCATACAGG AAGAACCAGAGGGAGCTGGCAAAGATGAGGAAGTGCCTGCGGCCGGAGGAGCTGGTGTCCCACATGGGTCAGATGGACACTCAGACGCAGCACGAGGAGCTGGAGAAGAGCTATCAGGTTGTTGTGGAAGACTACAGGAGAATCATTGAGAGGATCGCGTCACAGGCCTGA